Proteins from a single region of Chryseobacterium scophthalmum:
- a CDS encoding S41 family peptidase, with protein sequence MKKTSVLLIFFLFHQYIFAQKDQYYDFIKTWNFIKYYHPDLASGKIDADSLFLVNVKNISSQDDFNSIVEKLTGKLNKKFTASAPSETSLDVFTKNQNLNWFQKNRKISSENKKVLNSIYNHRYNFEDLPKGKLVSDEKKYPFPKTENISIEYRLLALAKIQGVVDYLFPHKYIMDKGFEEYFKYSLNENSKVTSRKDFEIILAKLVSKMKDSHAFKFYRELNYRNDFLFNASYYSPFDYKIVDNYLLVTDIVFPEICTKANIKKGDHITEINGKKISQIIDEKSRLLSVSNREKLIFELSSYQNNLIWSDNSPQKLLKVKSGNKAFTTNIELVNTLDKIQVNVLSNYINNKNQKWATRELINKDIAYFNINNTLQFINDVDDDKIDKKMENIIIDASKKKAIVFDMRGYPDWGGFIFHYVYKYFSPSENYFYKYYAPNLKNIGTFVYLKDSYHYFPEIKDMKTMPYSGKVFIIVNPESRSASEWYTMSLQKIFPQSITIGQQTAGADGDVVKVNLPGNYLLEFTGNGIFYPGNSQTQQTGVRIDEMIKYKDQDFLDKKDLEFERVLNALK encoded by the coding sequence TGTTTTTGGTGAATGTGAAAAATATCAGTTCACAAGATGATTTTAATTCTATTGTTGAAAAATTAACAGGAAAACTCAATAAAAAATTTACAGCTTCTGCTCCTTCTGAAACATCACTGGATGTTTTTACAAAAAATCAAAACCTCAATTGGTTTCAGAAAAACAGAAAAATAAGCTCTGAAAATAAAAAGGTACTCAACTCGATTTACAATCACCGTTATAATTTTGAAGACCTTCCAAAAGGAAAATTAGTAAGTGACGAAAAAAAATATCCATTTCCAAAAACCGAAAATATTTCTATTGAATATCGTTTACTCGCTTTAGCAAAAATACAGGGAGTTGTAGATTATCTTTTTCCTCACAAATATATTATGGATAAAGGTTTTGAGGAATATTTTAAATACAGTTTAAACGAAAACTCAAAAGTAACTTCAAGGAAAGATTTTGAGATCATCCTGGCAAAACTCGTTTCTAAAATGAAAGACAGCCATGCTTTTAAATTTTATCGTGAACTCAATTACAGAAACGATTTTTTGTTTAACGCCTCTTATTATTCTCCTTTCGACTATAAGATTGTAGACAATTATCTCTTGGTTACCGACATCGTATTTCCCGAGATTTGTACAAAAGCAAACATCAAAAAAGGAGATCACATCACAGAAATTAACGGTAAAAAAATATCACAGATCATCGATGAGAAAAGCAGGCTACTTTCTGTTTCTAATCGTGAAAAGTTAATATTCGAGCTTTCATCCTACCAAAACAATCTTATTTGGTCAGATAATTCTCCGCAAAAATTATTAAAGGTAAAATCCGGTAACAAAGCATTTACGACAAATATCGAACTTGTAAACACTTTAGATAAAATACAGGTCAATGTACTTTCAAATTATATAAACAATAAGAACCAAAAATGGGCTACCCGAGAGCTAATTAATAAAGATATTGCCTATTTTAATATTAATAACACGCTACAATTCATCAATGATGTGGATGACGATAAGATTGATAAAAAAATGGAAAACATTATTATAGACGCATCAAAGAAAAAAGCAATTGTTTTTGATATGAGAGGTTATCCGGATTGGGGTGGATTTATTTTCCATTATGTTTATAAATACTTTTCACCTTCCGAAAATTATTTTTATAAATATTATGCTCCAAATCTTAAAAACATAGGCACTTTTGTTTATCTGAAAGATTCTTATCATTATTTCCCTGAAATAAAAGATATGAAGACGATGCCGTACTCCGGTAAAGTTTTTATTATCGTTAATCCTGAATCCCGAAGCGCAAGTGAATGGTACACCATGAGTTTGCAAAAAATATTCCCTCAGTCAATTACAATCGGGCAACAAACTGCCGGTGCAGACGGTGATGTAGTCAAAGTAAATCTTCCCGGAAATTATCTTTTAGAATTTACCGGAAACGGAATTTTTTATCCCGGCAATTCGCAAACCCAACAAACAGGAGTGAGAATTGATGAAATGATCAAATATAAAGATCAGGATTTTTTAGATAAAAAAGATTTGGAATTTGAGAGAGTTTTAAATGCTTTAAAATAA
- a CDS encoding TetR/AcrR family transcriptional regulator: MRGRPNIHDNSELIQKAQEIFWKKGYTATSLNDLLTITGAGSGSFYNSFKGGKKQVFKEAINLRRKAFAEFKLELENNEDPIELIKNFFRGIANENENSHLRGCIIANTIVEMTFIDNDLKDEAVQILKEVEEMYSETIKKAQEKGKIKNQTDAAILGKYLITFWCGLNTLRRMYPDKKILSQQIEMQLAVLS, encoded by the coding sequence ATGAGAGGAAGGCCCAACATTCATGACAACTCAGAACTGATTCAGAAAGCGCAAGAAATTTTCTGGAAAAAAGGTTATACTGCAACCTCTTTAAATGATTTGTTGACAATTACCGGAGCAGGAAGCGGAAGTTTTTACAACTCTTTTAAGGGTGGTAAAAAACAGGTTTTTAAAGAAGCAATCAATTTAAGACGAAAAGCTTTTGCCGAATTTAAGCTTGAACTAGAAAACAACGAAGACCCAATTGAGCTGATCAAAAATTTCTTCAGAGGTATTGCAAACGAAAATGAAAATTCACATTTACGTGGCTGCATCATTGCCAACACCATCGTGGAAATGACTTTCATAGATAATGATTTGAAAGATGAAGCTGTACAAATCCTCAAGGAAGTGGAAGAAATGTACAGCGAAACGATTAAAAAAGCTCAGGAAAAAGGTAAAATAAAAAACCAGACCGATGCTGCTATTTTAGGGAAATACCTCATCACTTTCTGGTGCGGACTGAATACTTTAAGAAGAATGTATCCCGACAAAAAGATACTTTCCCAACAAATAGAAATGCAATTGGCTGTTCTCAGCTAA
- a CDS encoding SDR family NAD(P)-dependent oxidoreductase produces the protein MNLELTSKTAFISGSTQGIGFAIAQQLLQEGAEVIINGRHKEKTEKAVLKLQKQFPDSKVSGISADFSSKEEVNNLLNLLNNIDILINNVGIFELKDFSAISDEDWYTIFEINVMSSVKLSRHLLPKMLEKNWGRIIFISSESGMNIPGNMIHYGMTKASMMAIGNGLSKLTKGTEVTVNTILGGPTYSDGVASTIEHFAKTQNITVEQMKSAVVQQTNPDSLLQRFIDPKEIANLVTYLSSPLSIATNGASLRADGGVLKTI, from the coding sequence ATGAATTTAGAATTAACATCAAAGACAGCTTTCATCAGCGGTTCTACACAAGGAATTGGTTTTGCCATTGCTCAACAATTATTGCAGGAAGGCGCAGAAGTAATCATCAACGGAAGACACAAAGAGAAAACAGAAAAAGCTGTTCTAAAATTACAAAAGCAATTTCCAGACTCAAAAGTTTCAGGAATTTCAGCGGATTTTTCAAGCAAAGAAGAAGTAAATAATCTCCTGAATTTATTGAACAATATTGATATTCTGATTAACAATGTAGGTATTTTCGAGCTGAAAGATTTTTCAGCTATTTCTGATGAAGATTGGTATACTATTTTTGAAATTAATGTAATGAGTTCTGTAAAATTATCCAGACATCTTTTACCAAAAATGCTTGAGAAAAACTGGGGTAGAATAATTTTTATTAGTAGTGAATCTGGAATGAATATTCCCGGAAATATGATTCATTACGGAATGACAAAAGCATCGATGATGGCAATTGGCAACGGATTATCTAAACTGACAAAAGGAACAGAAGTTACCGTTAACACCATCCTTGGAGGGCCAACTTATTCTGATGGTGTAGCTTCAACAATTGAACATTTTGCCAAAACACAAAACATCACAGTAGAGCAAATGAAATCTGCCGTTGTACAGCAAACTAACCCTGATTCTTTACTACAAAGATTTATTGATCCAAAAGAAATTGCAAACTTAGTGACTTATCTTTCAAGTCCTTTGTCAATTGCTACAAACGGAGCAAGTTTGCGAGCAGATGGCGGTGTTTTAAAAACTATATAA
- a CDS encoding Fur family transcriptional regulator, which yields MIRRSTPTKEAVLNVLAGSRKAMSSDAVMQKVDISIDRATIYRVLNRFCEDGILHRIVAEDGKQYFAVCIKCDEKKLADHHFHFRCTKCETIECLPNEVQFSLEKGYLVASVNCILTGICKDCA from the coding sequence ATGATAAGAAGAAGTACCCCAACGAAAGAGGCTGTTTTGAATGTTTTAGCAGGCTCTCGAAAAGCGATGAGTTCAGATGCAGTGATGCAGAAAGTCGATATCAGTATTGATCGTGCAACAATCTACCGTGTTCTCAATAGATTCTGCGAAGACGGAATTCTCCATAGAATTGTTGCAGAAGACGGAAAACAGTATTTTGCTGTTTGTATAAAATGTGATGAAAAAAAACTGGCAGATCATCATTTTCATTTCAGATGTACAAAATGCGAAACGATAGAATGTCTGCCGAATGAAGTTCAGTTTTCCCTAGAAAAAGGATATTTAGTGGCAAGCGTAAATTGTATTTTAACAGGAATTTGTAAAGATTGCGCTTAA
- a CDS encoding NAD(P)/FAD-dependent oxidoreductase, with amino-acid sequence MNETEYEVIIIGGSYSGLSAAMALGRSLRKTLVIDNGKPCNEQTPHSHNFLTQDGKSPKEIAENARKQVGEYETIHFHQGKAVDAKKSETVFEVTTEKGEKFRSKKLIIATGITDEIPNIKGFKESWGISLIHCPYCHGYEYKGKKTAIIANGDKAVHISSLVKNLTEDVTLITREKANFTDEQREKLKRNNIQIIENEIAELKNNNRIAESIIFSDGTEIKFEAVYGAFPFHQHSEIPKNLGCEFTEFGHIKTDQFQKTNIPGLFVCGDNSSMMRSVSNAVMTGNVAGAMVNMELVTDCF; translated from the coding sequence ATGAATGAAACAGAATACGAAGTAATCATTATTGGCGGAAGTTACTCCGGGCTTTCTGCAGCAATGGCTTTAGGAAGATCATTAAGAAAAACTTTGGTCATAGACAATGGAAAACCTTGCAATGAACAAACTCCACATTCCCATAATTTCCTTACACAGGACGGAAAATCTCCCAAAGAAATTGCAGAAAATGCACGAAAACAAGTAGGCGAATACGAAACCATACACTTTCATCAAGGAAAAGCGGTTGATGCTAAAAAATCTGAAACAGTTTTTGAAGTTACAACAGAAAAAGGAGAAAAATTTCGTTCAAAAAAACTGATTATTGCAACCGGAATTACTGATGAAATTCCAAATATCAAAGGTTTTAAAGAATCTTGGGGCATATCTCTGATCCATTGTCCTTATTGTCACGGTTATGAATACAAAGGCAAAAAAACGGCAATTATTGCCAATGGAGATAAAGCCGTACATATTTCTTCGCTTGTTAAAAATTTAACCGAAGATGTTACGCTTATCACAAGAGAAAAAGCCAATTTCACCGATGAGCAAAGAGAAAAATTAAAGCGAAACAATATTCAAATCATTGAAAATGAAATCGCTGAATTGAAAAACAATAACAGAATCGCGGAAAGCATCATTTTTTCAGACGGAACAGAAATAAAATTTGAAGCAGTTTATGGAGCTTTTCCTTTTCATCAGCATTCAGAAATTCCAAAAAATTTAGGGTGTGAGTTTACAGAATTTGGTCACATTAAAACCGATCAGTTTCAGAAAACAAATATTCCAGGTCTTTTTGTCTGTGGTGATAATTCTTCAATGATGCGCTCGGTTTCCAACGCAGTAATGACAGGAAATGTAGCCGGCGCAATGGTAAATATGGAATTGGTGACGGATTGTTTTTAA
- a CDS encoding HNH endonuclease: MTSKEEFVKYLSSVNTYGRKYASSTVYTYGQSIELISSDIKYHLENSFTSLFNITDIEILSIYFDQLYSIPKVINEEKIQRNRKTNAFKRYIEFCRTIEVSNFNVNQPDLNEVYQLRTEGGKKVVISKMAERDLALRSDAIKIHGTTCFGCGFNFEKAYGSIGDGFIEIHHITPLSTYNKSKIVDASRDLMPLCSNCHRMVHRKKNYVLSLEELKKIISHNNN, encoded by the coding sequence ATGACATCAAAAGAAGAATTTGTAAAATATTTATCATCAGTGAACACATATGGAAGAAAATATGCATCATCAACAGTTTATACATATGGACAATCAATAGAATTAATATCTTCCGATATAAAATATCATTTAGAAAATAGTTTTACTTCGCTTTTTAACATTACTGATATTGAAATTCTTAGCATCTATTTTGATCAACTTTATAGCATTCCTAAAGTCATTAATGAAGAAAAGATTCAAAGAAATAGGAAAACCAATGCATTTAAAAGATATATAGAATTTTGTAGAACAATTGAAGTTTCTAACTTTAATGTAAATCAGCCGGATTTAAATGAAGTTTACCAATTAAGAACCGAAGGAGGAAAAAAAGTTGTTATATCAAAAATGGCTGAAAGAGATTTAGCGTTACGAAGTGATGCAATTAAAATACATGGTACAACATGTTTTGGATGTGGCTTTAATTTTGAAAAGGCATATGGAAGCATTGGAGATGGATTTATTGAAATTCATCATATAACACCTCTTAGCACCTATAATAAGTCCAAAATCGTTGATGCTAGTAGAGATTTAATGCCACTTTGTTCAAATTGTCATAGAATGGTTCATAGGAAAAAAAACTACGTTCTCTCATTAGAAGAATTAAAAAAAATAATATCACACAATAATAATTAA
- a CDS encoding malate dehydrogenase: MKVTVVGAGAVGASCAEYIAMKDFCSEVVLVDIKEGFAEGKAMDLMQTASLNGFDTKITGTTGDYSKTAGSHVAVITSGIPRKPGMTREELIGINAGIVKEVTENLVKNSPEVIIIVVSNPMDTMAYLVHKTSGLPKHKIIGMGGALDSARFKYRLAEALEAPISDVDGMVIAAHSDTGMLPLLSKATRNGVPVTEFLDEAKQKYVIEETKVGGATLTKLLGTSAWYAPGAAVSVMVQAIACDQKKMIPCSLMLDGEYGESDICLGVPAIIGKNGVESIVTISLTEEEKAKFAEAAQAVREVNGDLKF; the protein is encoded by the coding sequence ATGAAAGTAACTGTAGTAGGTGCAGGCGCTGTAGGTGCAAGTTGTGCAGAATACATCGCAATGAAAGACTTCTGTTCAGAAGTAGTTTTAGTAGATATCAAAGAAGGTTTTGCTGAAGGAAAAGCAATGGACTTGATGCAGACTGCATCTTTGAACGGATTTGATACAAAAATTACAGGTACAACAGGAGATTACAGCAAAACAGCAGGTTCTCATGTAGCAGTAATTACTTCTGGTATCCCAAGAAAACCGGGAATGACCAGAGAAGAATTAATCGGTATCAACGCGGGAATCGTAAAAGAAGTTACTGAAAACTTAGTAAAAAATTCTCCGGAAGTAATCATCATCGTGGTTTCTAACCCAATGGATACTATGGCTTATTTGGTACACAAAACTTCAGGTCTTCCTAAGCACAAAATCATCGGTATGGGTGGTGCTTTAGATTCTGCAAGATTCAAATACAGATTGGCTGAAGCTTTAGAAGCTCCAATCTCTGATGTAGACGGAATGGTGATCGCTGCTCACAGTGATACAGGAATGCTTCCTTTATTGAGCAAAGCAACAAGAAACGGAGTTCCTGTAACTGAGTTCCTTGACGAAGCGAAACAAAAATATGTAATCGAAGAAACTAAAGTTGGTGGTGCTACATTAACTAAATTATTAGGTACTTCAGCTTGGTATGCTCCAGGTGCTGCAGTTTCTGTAATGGTTCAGGCAATTGCTTGTGACCAAAAGAAAATGATCCCTTGTTCATTAATGCTTGACGGAGAATATGGCGAAAGCGATATCTGTCTTGGTGTTCCTGCAATTATCGGGAAAAACGGTGTTGAAAGCATCGTAACAATTTCTTTAACTGAAGAAGAAAAAGCTAAATTTGCTGAAGCTGCACAAGCAGTAAGAGAAGTAAATGGTGATTTGAAGTTTTAA
- a CDS encoding biliverdin-producing heme oxygenase — MVSEYLKKNTAEYHDAAEKLFNSEKIFNKTFTLEDYKKIINTNYLMLLHSENKIFNNLSERFSEKLQLDQRVKLPLIEKDLSSLALENQTASHDFELTNEHEALGAMYVIEGSTLGGNVIAKQLSKTEGFDDVTFNFFGCYQENTGPMWKNFKEVLDTEVTEENYGEVLSGAKKLYTFLLSVN, encoded by the coding sequence ATGGTATCTGAATATCTAAAAAAAAATACGGCGGAGTATCACGATGCTGCTGAAAAGCTTTTTAATTCTGAGAAAATTTTTAATAAAACTTTCACTTTAGAAGATTATAAGAAAATCATTAATACCAATTATCTGATGCTTCTTCACAGTGAAAACAAAATATTCAACAATCTTTCTGAAAGATTTTCTGAAAAACTTCAATTAGATCAAAGAGTAAAGCTTCCTTTAATCGAAAAAGATTTGTCAAGTTTAGCTTTAGAAAACCAAACAGCTTCTCACGATTTTGAATTGACGAATGAGCATGAAGCTTTAGGAGCAATGTATGTCATTGAAGGTTCTACTTTGGGGGGAAATGTTATTGCAAAACAATTATCTAAAACAGAAGGTTTTGATGATGTAACATTCAATTTTTTCGGATGTTATCAGGAAAATACGGGACCAATGTGGAAGAATTTCAAAGAAGTTTTAGACACTGAAGTTACCGAAGAAAACTACGGCGAAGTATTATCAGGAGCTAAAAAATTATATACGTTTTTACTAAGCGTTAATTAA